The nucleotide sequence TGTCGAAAACACAAAAGGCGCAAATCGCTGAATACTCTAATTCATACGGACAATTCGGACAAAGTACTTAAGGAAAAAGCATATAGCAACAAAGTACCAAAGGCACAAGCATAAAGTAACAAAGAACACAAGCCATAAGCATATATGAACAAGTACCCAAAACACAAGTATATAGGAACAAAGTAACCAAGGCACAAGCATATAGAAACAAACTACCAAAGGCACAACCAAATAGAAACAAGGTACCCAAGACACAATCATATAGAAACAAAGTACCAAAAGCACAAGCATATAGGAACAAGGTACCCAAGGCACAAGCATATAGGATCAAAGTACACAAGACACAATCATATATGAACAAAGTACCAAGGACACAggtatataaaacaaagtaCCAAAGGCACAAGCATATAAGAACAAATTAACCAAGGCACACTCATATAGAAACAAAGTACCAAAGGCACAAGcgtataagaaaaaaatacccAAGGCACAACCATGTATCAACAAGGAACCCAAGGCACAATCATATAGGAACAAGGTACCCAAGACACAAGCATATAGGAACAAAGTACCCAAGGCACAAGCATATAAGAACAAAGTACAGCAAACACAAGCTATTAGGAACTAAGTACCCAAGACACGACCccagcaaacattttatatcggCCCGACGTCGGGCCGATATGGAACACTTCATCGGCCCGACATCGGCATTTACATAGGGCCCATGTCGGATGTGCAACACGGCTCGacatcgggccgatgtcggcatatttttaatagtCGACATTTAGCCAGCATGATGCCGATATCCTTCCTATTTCGTCCCAATTCTTATACAGATGGATTGTCATGCTCAATGACAACATAACAAGATAGTTAAACACAAGATTTTGTCTTGGTTTATCTTCcgagagaaaaaataataatgaagaGAAAATCAACCGTAAACCTGCATGCATTTtatatacttacaaattactacataataaaataagctaTTTGATCTtataaatttttattattattatcattgctataaatatttaaacaattggatTATCACAAAATGTGGATAATACCCCTgaacagtttatcaaaatgttcaagttataatacaaaaacatgccATAATACACACAGCCTGttactgtataaataaacaaacaaacaaaataagacttgaaataaaagttatttcattgaacaataCTTAAGGTAACGCTACTGCATTAAACATTAAgcgtttttaacaaaatattgctttgtTTTTTCATCCCGGTGTTCCAAGGATGCACTCAGATATTTGCGTCTGCCTCATTTCCCTCCCACCATCTCTGTCCGATGCTGTCTTCATCAAGGCGGCATTTTTCGCTCGCACCTCTGTTGTTGCGGAATTTCACGACAACCTCTGGAATAATTGCATGTACTGTTAATACATAGGCGAGATAGGTCTTTTCCAGGATATGGGTATTTACATAATGAATTTTCAAGGAAGTTCGTGCAACTGTTTGGGGATCTTATAGTAACTGTTGTGATGCCTGCAGAACAGTCCTGCCATTGCCACTGTCACCTTCAAATGCCTTGGTGGTGTTGTcactgacatttattcatcctcatCTGATTAAACACGCTTCCTCtgaaatacattacattttgttacagttacaaaTGCATTAGTCGGTTATCCTGATCATTCTCCCCTTTAGGTAAATTTAAAGGCTGGCATAGTCAACCTGCTTTTTCTAAGTGTGAAATAGTCAAATACCCTAAATCACCTGCGTTTTATCAGTACTTTCGATCTTaattcattaacagatgtatcATAAATTCATTTGCCTCACAAAGATATACATATGCATCCTGACAGACTGATTGTAActaacatattatgaatatgaacacgttcaatataaatggttatgcactagtcaatcgtaaccacggccccccagctccgggggtataccggggatagccgggcaAAAGggccgggtgattgcggtggttttgtcatagcgccaaatttagcggggATTGGGCTTTATATATAGTCTccggggtgtgggggcatttggccgggtttaaccatcagttcgtcacCGCAGGGCGGaaattttacccggggttgactggactgaaagtcaaagtcccggctattccctggacctggggggggggcgtggttacaattgactggtgcattacaattGAGACGTAAAgacataccccccccccctatgATTGTCTTTATTCCTCTATTTCAGTCTCTCAATTTGCAGGTGTCCGCTCTCTGCAACTTTGATCGATCTTTCCACAATATACAATACTGTAAATTACAATGTCTCAATTATGattcataattgataacaaaatgttctgttttaaatttgtctacAATGGAAGCAGATAAATTGATCGTTCAAACCCAACCAATTCATCAATGTAATACTTTGCTTTTGAATGCACATAATACctaaatgtagattttaatcaaactcataaaacaacaaagagaACTAGTCACGAAAATATGTTACACGAATtccttttcaacatatttactcgaaataaaagtatttatatcaCTTTTGAGAATAAAACTATAGATTAACAgaatataactataataattCCTTATATTAATGCGTTCAACAACGATTCAAAGATTACTTACCATTGATAAATACTTAAAGTATGATTTGACTTGCATCATCTTTTTGAAATGGCACAAATACCGcagtaaatataaaactaaataatttcgtagataaaaatcaaataaacatgaactgaatctattaattacagaattaatttaaaataaccatataaacttaaattggttttattatttaatgataattaatttaaatatttattaatcgcCAGGGGAATTAACTGCTAGTGAAAGTTGCAACATATGCATTGCTCTCCCTTGAAGCAATACCGAGTATACATTGGGCCAATATCGGACCGATATcgacatatttataaatgttttttccataaaaaaacaaaagctattgtttatgttataatgtttaaaccttcgaatttaaatcatatagtattattacaaatacaatGATTCAGTCAATATGCCCATATCGGGCCGATGTCGGGCCGATATCGGCAAACACTGGCCGATATGCCGATATTCAgccgacatcggcccgataTGTTCATGTTTGCTGGGACCATATTGGAACGAAGTACCCAAAGCTCAACCATATATGAACAAAATACCAAAGGCACAAGCATATAAGAACAAAGTACCCAAGCAAGGCATAAGTATATAGGAACAAAGTAcccaatgtaaaattatatatgaacaaaGTACCCAgtgtaaaattatatatgaacaaaGTACCCAAGGCACAAGCAAATAGGAACAAAGTACACAAGACACAATCATATATGAACAAAGTACCAAGGGCACAGGCATATAGTAACAAAGTACCCAAGACACAATCATATATGAACAAAGTACCAAGGGCACAGGCATATAGTAACAAAGTACCCAAGACACAAGCATATAGGAACAAAGTACCCAAGGCACAGGCATATAGGAACAAAGTACCCAAGGCACAGGCATATAGGAACAAAGTACCCAAGGCACAGGCATATATGAACAAAGTACCCAAGGCACAGGCATATAGGAACAAAGTACCCAAGACACAAGCATATAGGAACAAAGTACCCAAGGCACAGGCATATAGGAACAAAGTACCCAAGACACAAGCATATAGGAACAAAGTACCCAAGGCACAGGCATATAGGAACAAAGTACCCAAGGCACAGGCATATAGGAACAAAGTACCCAAGACACAAGCATATAGGAACAAAGTACCCAAGGCACAGGCATATAGGAACAAAGTACCCAAGGCACAGGCATATAGGAACAAAGTACCCAAGACACAGGCATATAGGAACAAAGTACCTAAGGCACAGGCATATAGTAACAAAGTACCCAAGGCACAGGCATATAGGAACAAAGTACCCAAGGCACAAGCATATAAGAACAAAGTACCCAAGGCACAGGCATATATGAACAAAGTACCCAAGGCACAGTCATATATGAACAAAGTACCCAAGACACAGGCATATATGAACAAAGTACCCAAGACACAAAAGTACCCAAGGCACAGGCATATATGAACAAAGTACCCAAGACACAAGCATATAGGAACAAAGTACCCAAGGCACAGGCATATAGTAACAAAGTACCCAAGACACAAGCATATAAGAACAAAGTACCCAAGGCACAGGCATATAGGAACAAAGTACACAAGACACAATCATATATGAACAAAGTACCAAGGGCACAGGCATATAGTAACAAAGTACCCAAGACACAATCATATATGAACAAAGTACCAAGGGCACAGGCATATAGTAACAAAGTACCCAAGACACAAGCATATAGGAACAAAGTACCAAGGGCACAGGCATATAGTAACAAAGTACCCAAGACACAAGCATATAGGAACAAAGTATCCAAGGCACAGGCATATAGGAACAAAGTACCCAAGGCACAGGCATATAGGAACAAAGTACCCAAGGCACAGGCATATAGGAACAAAGTACCCAAGGCACAGGCATATAGGAACAAAGTACCCAAGGCACAAGCATATAGGAACAAAGTACCAAGGGCACAGGCATATATGAACAAGGTACCCAAGACACAGGCATTTGTGGACAAAGTACAAAGACACAAGCATATAGGAATAAAGTACCAAAGGCACAAGCATATAGGAACGAAGTACCCAAGACACAAGTATATATGAAAAGTGTACTCAAGACACAAGCATATAGGAACATAGTACcaaagacacaaacatatagtAACAAAGAACACAATGAACTAGTACATAATAACAAAGAACACAATAAACTAGCACAATAGGATGGGCTATATATAGCAGAAGGAACAAACACATAGGGACAATGTACACAAATCGCATCAAAACGGAGGCAAAgtacataacataaaaatacacaGGGGCAAAGAACAAAAGGCAAACTTGCATGAAGACAAAGTACAAAAAGCACAAACACATAACTACAGATTGCAGAAGGCAAGAACATGGACAATGTACACCTATCAAATTTACATGGagacaaataaaacaagaaaaatacacTGGCGCAAAGTACAAAATACACATTGGCACGGAGACAAACTAGGCAAGGCGGAAGTACATAGGGACAAGGTACACTTGACACTGCTTCTTACGGGCGCAAAACATACGATACTGTAACAAAGGCCTGAAGTACACAAGGCAAATGTACACTGTAACACAATGCAAAGTGCACAGTCAGATAAGGACAATGTACggaacaaaatatcattaagtGATAAGGTACACAATGCACATGCACATGTGCATAGTGTAGACAAGCACAATCCCATTGGTACGATGTACACAAGGTATAGTTTAGACCACATTGGTATAGTTTAGACAAGCACAATCGCATAAGGatacaacacacacaacaaAGGCACATGCGTAAAATGTAGACAAGTACAACTGCATAGTTACAAGTGTTAGAACAAAAGGCATAACAACACAgatgtaaataaaaagtttacagtTGTATGGTGATAGTTTTCTGAAATTTAGAAAAAGTAATTGTATCCAAATGAAGAAGTGGTATTAAAATAGTTATTGTTTATGTGTTAACATTGATACAATCGACCCTTTTAAGTCTGAATACGACTAACATAACATTGCAGAAAGCCTTGCACCAGAAAAGATTTGCTCCACTGTCCAAAATATTGAAGAAGCTTACCAGAAGTCAGCATGCAAGCCGATTGGATATATTACAACGTTAACCTGGATCGTTCAACAAACAGATATAAATGAAATGTGCACGTAAGATGGCTTCTAGAGCTATTCACAACAATAtactgttgatttttttttttaaataatcaattgtATTATTACTTCGGAACAAATACGTTATCAAATGACTCAAGCGTAGGGTGTAGAATCATTTCAGTCGACAGTGAGATATTTGAGAACTGCTGTCaatatataaaattgttaagCATAAGGCGGTGTGAAATTGGTATATCGATATCAACATTAAATTCAATagacattatttttaaagaccAAATACAGAATGACAAGACAGTTCTTTAATCAGCTCGACTAAATCATTCTAAGTCCAAATATTAAGCAGGCTCGTCAATAAGGTCGACAGTTGGCTCTAGAGTCAAATTTCGACAGTTGGCTTTTCATTCACCATTAGAAACGACAAAGTTAAAAAGCTAGCCGTATGATACGCAAGCTGGAGCAATGGAAATTGAGATTTTATATATCGAGTTGAATAAAGGCCAAGCTCACCATTTGAAATTTACGACGAGCCAAATCAATGTTCGGACATTGTCGTATAGAATATCGAGTACTTTATTCTGAAGGATCAGCCAACATCATGCGACAttattattttccttattactttatgtttaaaacaattatgacaCCGTTcattagatatttaatttacaGAGAATTAAACGAGTTGCTGAATTGCGTTGCTCAATCAATTTTTGGGTGGAGTGAGCTTGAGAAAATAGAGCCGTGTGTCCTGCACATGCGTACTGCACTTCGAAACAAACGTGTAGACTCAATGTTTGCAACATTGCCCTTTAGATGGGAGTCCTGTGAAAGTAAGCTTCATAATGTTTTAGCGTGCACGATTCTTTTTGGTTTTCCGTTTTCTTAATTTGTTACAATGACATCATCACCTATAATTGTCTTATCTAATTTATTATACCAACAGCCTGAACTACTTTTATCGCTTTATTTAAAAGGGGTTTCGACGACAAAATCACATATCTGTTAAAATACGATGTATATGTAGCTGGCACTGTCACTGTGCCTTAGAATAATATGGAAtggaaaaatgtaaataattcgccaatataataaaatgtctaTTACTATTGCAGGAGTATGGTGTCAAGTCCGGCACGAATACACAGATGATCAACTCAGGTGTATTGTAAAGTGCCTTCAAATACCCAAAGCTAAAGTTATTGGAGGAACTCTTGCTTTAATATGCTTTGTGTTATTTTGTCTTACCGCCGTTCGATTATTGCCCACGTTTAAAGCCAAAACCTATATGGTCTGTTTTATTCTTGTGGGTGTAGTTTTACAGGAAAACTTTAATGCAATCGTGTTGTATTTGATTCCAGAAATTACTAAAGCAAGAGGTGCATTTTACTGCAATTGCTGTTACATATAGAGCAGTGTTTAATGAATGTGGTGAATTATATGAGGAAAACTACAATGAAAAGCCTggatttcaaatataaaccatgTTAATATGCACAAGGTATAAGCCCAAACGACCCAGAATGAGAACTGTTTTAACCGTTTGTGTATCAAACAGTATAACATTTTGtaatcatttgaaagaaaagataagctaatatatgtcgcttttattgttatttgttcccagttttagtgcattgatgctttttattatgaaactctatgaccac is from Mya arenaria isolate MELC-2E11 chromosome 9, ASM2691426v1 and encodes:
- the LOC128245803 gene encoding uncharacterized protein LOC128245803, producing MNKVPRAQAYSNKVPKTQAYRNKVPKAQAYRNKVPKAQAYRNKVPKAQAYMNKVPKAQAYRNKVPKTQAYRNKVPKAQAYRNKVPKTQAYRNKVPKAQAYRNKVPKAQAYRNKVPKTQAYRNKVPKAQAYRNKVPKAQAYRNKVPKTQAYRNKVPKAQAYSNKVPKAQAYRNKVPKAQAYKNKVPKAQAYMNKVPKAQSYMNKVPKTQAYMNKVPKTQKYPRHRHI